Proteins found in one Coffea eugenioides isolate CCC68of chromosome 5, Ceug_1.0, whole genome shotgun sequence genomic segment:
- the LOC113771224 gene encoding uncharacterized protein LOC113771224 encodes MLWQVNGGFYHFWYNNWVGSGALFLRSTVIPDLTFGDFVTNGKWDNQLLSRAIPLGIIPSILQQSIPEGGRAYEVMWMPTTSRKFTLASAFGEVRQACNTFAVLSHVWHHRLPLKVSFFMLRLLMGRLPVPNALCQLGFQMPSKCLCCRSPSCKSIEHVFALEQVAMEIWGYFGGGVCRVTGIGSLLRARIGAWWFVEQKSERRHFLFSTLPSFICWHIWKARNKAVFEGKPMQSIAIVQAIFREVKMLVEIQFKGKVGVHTFQQLYDWSSHLACMFGFQLIRWTVPKVGMLTLNTDGCSKGNPGQGGGGGVLRDSSGSPLFAFSTFLGDTSSLHAETMALLLGLRECAERGFGNVGVQLDFLVLVGILWK; translated from the coding sequence ATGTTATGGCAAGTTAACGGGGGCTTCTATCACTTCTGGTACAACAATTGGGTAGGCAGTGGTGCTTTATTTCTCAGATCGACAGTCATCCCGGACCTCACTTTTGGGGACTTTGTCACAAATGGAAAATGGGATAACCAATTGCTATCTCGGGCCATACCACTAGGGATCATCCCCTCAATCTTACAGCAATCGATACCTGAAGGTGGTCGTGCATATGAGGTTATGTGGATGCCGACAACATCTAGGAAATTCACGCTAGCGTCGGCTTTTGGTGAGGTTCGTCAAGCCTGCAACACTTTTGCTGTTCTATCACATGTCTGGCACCATCGGTTACCATTGAAGGTGTCCTTCTTCATGTTACGACTATTGATGGGAAGGTTGCCGGTGCCGAATGCACTATGTCAGCTTGGTTTTCAAATGCCATCGAAGTGTCTTTGTTGTCGGAGCCCATCGTGCAAATCTATTGAACATGTGTTTGCGTTGGAGCAGGTTGCCATGGAGATCTGGGGATATTTTGGGGGGGGGGTGTGTAGAGTGACTGGTATAGGGTCCTTACTGCGCGCTCGAATAGGTGCATGGTGGTTTGTTGAGCAGAAATCGGAGAGGAGGCATTTTTTGTTCTCAACTCTCCCTAGTTTCATTTGCTGGCACATCTGGAAGGCTAGGAATAAAGCCGTTTTTGAAGGCAAACCAATGCAGTCGATAGCTATTGTTCAGGCCATATTTAGGGAAGTTAAGATGCTAGTGGAGATTCAGTTTAAGGGCAAGGTTGGGGTCCATACATTTCAGCAATTATATGATTGGTCCTCTCATCTAGCGTGCATGTTTGGATTCCAGTTGATACGTTGGACAGTGCCGAAGGTTGGGATGCTAACGCTGAATACAGACGGTTGCTCAAAGGGCAACCCAGGTCAGGGCGGTGGTGGTGGAGTCTTGCGTGATTCGTCAGGAAGTCCTCTATTTGCTTTTTCAACTTTTCTGGGGGATACCTCTAGTTTACATGCGGAGACTATGGCCCTTTTGCTTGGGCTCCGCGAATGTGCCGAGAGGGGGTTTGGTAATGTGGGCGTCCAGTTAGATTTCTTGGTCTTGGTGGGGATTCTATGGAAGTAA